One genomic region from Eptesicus fuscus isolate TK198812 chromosome 18, DD_ASM_mEF_20220401, whole genome shotgun sequence encodes:
- the NGLY1 gene encoding peptide-N(4)-(N-acetyl-beta-glucosaminyl)asparagine amidase isoform X2 yields MAAAAALGSSSASASPAVAELCQNTPETFLEASKLLLTYADNILRNPNDEKYRSIRIGNTTFSTRLLPVRGAVECLFEMGFEEGETHLIFPKKASVEQLQKIRDLIATERSSRLDEAYKSHKLELSQQPATSIQLPTAQSSDPNGLTQHVGGSEGQSSNPPFAPMVTADSIILKVLQANLQHVLVYENLALQQKALACIPVQELKKRSQEKLSRARKLDKGTNLSDEDFLLLELLHWFKEEFFQWVNDILCSKCGGKTKSRGEGLFPTEDELKWGANRVEDHYCDACKFSNRFPRYNNPEKLLETKCGRCGEWANCFTLCCRALGFEARYVWDYTDHVWTEVYSPSQQRWLHCDACEDACDKPLLYEVGWGKKLSYVLAFSKDEVVDVTWRYSCKHEEVISRRTQIKEELLRETINGLNKQRQMSLSENRRKELLQRIIVELVEFISPKTPKPGELGGRISGSVAWRVARGEMGLEKKEAMFIPSENEKISKQLHLCYNIVKDHYVRVSNNNQTTSGWENGVWKMESIFRKVETDWNMIKFFAPIMIFLVPQKLFWKQN; encoded by the exons atggcggcggcggcggcgctgggCAGCTCCTCGGCCTCCGCGTCCCCGGCCGTGGCCGAGCTCTGCCAGAACACCCCGGAGACCTTTCTGGAGGCCTCCAAGCTGTTGCTCACCTACGCGGACAACATCCTCAG aaaccCTAATGATGAAAAATATAGATCTATCCGGATTGGAAACACAACTTTTTCTACTAGACTCTTGCCCGTCAGAGGAGCCGTTGAATGTTTATTTGAAATGGGCTTTGAGGAG GGAGAAACACATCTTATCTTTCCTAAAAAAGCTTCAGTGGAGCAGCTGCAAAAAATTCGTGACCTCATTGCCACAGAGAGAAGTAGCAGATTGGATGAAGCATATAAGAGCCACAAACTAGAATTATCTCAGCAACCTGCAACCAGTATCCAGCTTCCTACAGCACAGTCTTCAGATCCTAATGGGTTAACCCAGCATGtagggggcagtgaagggcagtCATCAAATCCACCATTTGCTCCAATG GTTACTGCTGATTCAATCATTCTGAAAGTTCTTCAGGCCAACCTGCAGCATGTGCTGGTCTATGAAAATCTTGCTCTCCAGCAGAAAGCATTGGCTTGTATTCCCGTCCAAGAACTGAAAAAGAGATCTCAAGAAAAGTTATCTAGAGCTAGAAAATTGGATAAAG GTACTAATTTAAGTGATGAAGATTTTCTTTTGCTGGAGCTTCTACACTGGTTTAAGGAAGAATTTTTTCAATGGGTGAATGACATTTTGTGCAGCAAATGTGGTGGCAAGACGAAGTCTAGAGGTGAAGGATTATTTCCCACTGAAGACGAGTTGAAGTGGGGTGCAAACAGAGTGGAAGATCATTATTGTGATGCGTGCAAGTTCAGCAATCGGTTCCCGAG GTATAATAACCCTGAGAAACTTTTGGAAACGAAATGTGGACGGTGTGGCGAGTGGGCCAATTGTTTTACACTGTGCTGCCGAGCCTTAGGGTTTGAAGCTCGCTACGTTTGGGATTACACAG ACCATGTCTGGACAGAAGTCTATTCTCCCTCTCAGCAGCGGTGGCTGCACTGTGATGCCTGTGAAGATGCCTGTGACAAACCGCTCCTCTATGAAGTAGGGTGGGGCAAGAAGCTGTCCTATGTCCTAGCATTTTCTAAAGATGAG GTGGTTGATGTCACTTGGCGATATTCTTGTAAACATGAAGAGGTAATCTCAAGAAGAACTCAGATTAAAGAAGAATTACTTCGAGAAACTATTAATGGACTTAATAAGCAG AGGCAAATGTCTTTgtcagaaaacagaagaaaagaactTCTCCAGAGGATAATTGTGGAGCTTGTTGAATTTATTTCTCCCAAGACCCCTAAACCTGGAGAACTTGGTGGAAGAATATCTGGGTCAGTGGCTTGGAGAGTAGCCCGAGGTGAAATGGGTCTAGAG aaaaaggaagccATGTTCATCCCCTCTGAAAATGAGAAGATTTCTAAACAGCTTCACCTTTGTTATAATATTGTGAAAGATCATTATGTTCGAGTTTCAAATAATAATCAAACCACTTCTGGATGGGAAAATGGTGTATGGAAAATGGAATCCATATTCAGAAAAGTTGAAACAGACTGGAACATG